From a single Streptomyces sp. NBC_01276 genomic region:
- a CDS encoding nuclear transport factor 2 family protein, which yields MSDEQTRKVIDQFNQAFQQHDPSLLKDLLAENCRLENSGPAPDGSKHVGYDECLQFWSAIAGNEGMTFEVEEVWTAGERAVCRWTLRWGGGPQDFVRGVNVTRLEGGLIVESFGYVKG from the coding sequence ATGTCCGACGAGCAGACACGCAAGGTTATCGACCAGTTCAACCAGGCATTCCAGCAGCACGACCCCAGCCTGCTGAAAGACCTCCTCGCCGAGAACTGCCGGCTGGAGAACTCCGGCCCGGCTCCCGACGGCTCCAAGCACGTCGGGTACGACGAATGTCTGCAGTTCTGGAGCGCCATCGCGGGCAACGAGGGAATGACCTTCGAGGTGGAGGAGGTCTGGACGGCCGGCGAGCGCGCGGTGTGCCGCTGGACGCTGCGCTGGGGCGGCGGTCCGCAGGACTTCGTGCGGGGCGTGAACGTGACCCGCCTCGAAGGCGGACTGATCGTCGAGAGCTTCGGCTACGTCAAGGGCTGA